From Sceloporus undulatus isolate JIND9_A2432 ecotype Alabama chromosome 6, SceUnd_v1.1, whole genome shotgun sequence, one genomic window encodes:
- the BRF2 gene encoding transcription factor IIIB 50 kDa subunit gives MSGQKKCPDCGSLEIVEDSHYAQNQLVCADCGFILTEGLLTTTFADEEHLQEVTYLRSTGENEQLSRSLQRGIRRVRDLCRVLRLPSLFEDTAVSYYQKAVKHPYFRRVSLEKKEMIVGCCVFVTCRQHNWPLTMGTVCLLLYTNKEAFTATYLRFLKEMSLDVPSLSLIDLLKTHLSSFKLFKESSGIPPKFVEHKEKLMDRTIQMVELASETWLVTGRHPIPIVMAAAFLAWQSLRPIDRLTCAFSKFCELAGTDTPAPAHKRLKELQNILLQMASQLGWLRVLKLNRRTVVKYIGDLLQHRCVLLQTAFSKMDSTEGCNLESLTPETPQQLTEEHPAMTEMASLVGKKQKHSSKRALFLPPCMLHPSKRSRTLDPSPEDSAITGDEPILDSEIEQYIRTPEEKEIFRETQARL, from the exons ATGTCAGGCCAAAAAAAGTGTCCAGACTGTGGCTCCCTGGAAATTGTAGAGGATTCTCACTATGCTCAGAACCAGCTAGTATGTGCGGATTGTGGGTTTATTCTAACCGAAGGACTTCTCACCACCACGTTTGCCGATGAAGAGCATTTACAAG AAGTGACATATCTACGAAGTACTGGTGAGAACGAGCAGCTGAGCCGCTCTCTGCAGCGAG GGATCAGACGTGTCCGGGATCTCTGCAGAGTTCTCCGTCTTCCTTCTCTGTTTGAAGACACAGCTGTGAGTTATTACCAAAAGGCAGTCAAGCACCCCTACTTTCGCAGGGTCAGCTTGGAGAAGAAGGAGATGATTGTGGGCTGTTGTGTCTTTGTCACCTGCCGACAACACAATTGGCCCCTGACTATGGGCACTGTCTGTTTGCTGCTCTATACAAACAAAGAGGCGTTTACCGCAACCTACCTGCGGTTTTTGAAGGAAATGTCATTGGATGTTCCTTCCCTGAGTTTGATAGATCTGTTGAAAACACACCTCAGCAG TTTTAAGCTTTTCAAGGAGTCATCTGGAATCCCACCCAAATTTGTTGAACACAAGGAGAAGTTGATGGACAGAACTATTCAGATGGTGGAGCTTGCCAGTGAGACTTGGTTGGTGACTGGCCGACATCCCATCCCCATTGTGATGGCAGCAGCCTTCCTGGCATGGCAGTCTCTGAGGCCTATTGATCGCCTCACTTGCGCCTTTTCTAAGTTCTGTGAACTTGCTGGTACAGACACACCAGCACCAGCTCACAAGAGGCTGAAAGAGCTGCAGAACATCCTCCTTCAGATGGCTTCTCAATTGGGCTGGCTGCGAGTGCTCAAGTTGAACCGGAGGACTGTGGTAAAGTATATTGGCGACCTACTGCAGCATCGTTGTGTGCTTTTGCAGACTGCCTTTTCCAAAATGGATAGCACTGAAGGTTGCAATCTGGAAAGCTTGACACCAGAAACACCACAGCAGCTTACAGAAGAACACCCTGCAATGACTGAAATGGCTTCTCTTGTAGGAAAGAAGCAGAAACATAGCAGCAAGCGAGCACTTTTTCTCCCACCCTGCATGCTGCATCCCTCAAAAAGATCGAGGACTCTTGATCCAAGCCCAGAGGACTCTGCTATCACTGGGGATGAGCCCATTTTAGATAGTGAGATAGAACAGTACATTCGGACCCCAGAAGAAAAGGAGATATTTAGGGAGACTCAGGCACGCTTATAA